In one Mucilaginibacter sp. PAMB04168 genomic region, the following are encoded:
- a CDS encoding SDR family oxidoreductase translates to MELQNNHLTGKTIVITGASSGAGRAAALEFAPFSPNLVLAARNENALNELSDECRQLGAQTLVVPVDVTDAKAMINLANAAQAWQGKVDVWINNAGVLAAGDFDKTPMEVHQQIIETNLLGYMNGAHAILPIFKAQQQGTIINNISIGGFLPVPFGAGYTASKFGLRGFSEALKAELTAWPDIHVCDLFPAFLDTPGIHHAGNYTGKVLRPAPPVYDPKRLAQTMANVIKDPRSNTYVGSLSLLLKLSHALFPELTAKATGFVMRRYFKVADNLPLTDGNLFTTVKYGMSTHGGFGLPGKPRAHRKYLAGALLAGLLTSALVIGLKK, encoded by the coding sequence ATGGAACTACAAAACAACCATTTAACAGGTAAGACAATTGTTATAACAGGGGCATCAAGTGGTGCCGGCCGTGCAGCTGCGCTTGAGTTTGCTCCATTTAGTCCTAATTTGGTTTTAGCTGCCCGTAATGAAAATGCATTAAATGAACTATCAGACGAGTGCAGGCAATTAGGCGCACAAACCCTGGTTGTGCCCGTAGATGTAACTGATGCCAAAGCCATGATAAACCTGGCCAACGCGGCACAAGCGTGGCAAGGCAAAGTAGACGTTTGGATAAATAATGCCGGCGTGTTAGCAGCCGGCGATTTTGATAAAACACCAATGGAAGTGCATCAGCAAATTATCGAAACTAATTTGTTGGGCTACATGAATGGAGCCCATGCCATATTACCTATTTTCAAAGCACAGCAACAGGGCACTATTATTAATAACATCTCTATCGGCGGATTTTTACCAGTGCCTTTTGGAGCTGGTTATACTGCAAGCAAATTTGGCTTAAGAGGCTTTTCAGAGGCGCTTAAGGCCGAATTGACGGCATGGCCTGATATTCATGTTTGTGATCTGTTCCCGGCTTTCTTGGACACACCCGGCATTCATCATGCAGGTAATTACACAGGCAAGGTGCTGAGGCCTGCGCCACCTGTTTACGATCCGAAGCGGCTTGCTCAAACCATGGCAAACGTGATCAAAGATCCACGGTCTAATACTTATGTAGGGAGCTTGTCGCTTTTGCTTAAATTATCACACGCCTTATTTCCGGAGCTTACGGCTAAAGCTACCGGATTTGTAATGCGGAGATATTTCAAAGTAGCCGATAACCTTCCTTTAACGGATGGCAACTTGTTTACCACCGTAAAGTATGGAATGAGCACGCATGGCGGTTTTGGACTACCCGGGAAGCCACGAGCACACCGTAAGTATTTAGCAGGAGCTTTATTGGCCGGCTTGCTTACAAGCGCACTGGTTATTGGCTTAAAGAAATAA
- a CDS encoding 4-hydroxy-3-methylbut-2-enyl diphosphate reductase: MLNLSVDIDANSGFCFGVVYAIEMAEQILEEQGYLYCLGDIVHNDEEVQRLQHKGLRIIDNDSFSVLRNEKVLIRAHGEPPSTYQLALANNIQLIDASCPVVLKLQNRIKRSYDNGEPIFIFGKEGHAEVIGLKGQTNNNAVVFGSYTELQTELLPAQITLYSQTTKSTAELYNIKDTLEASGAKVDLKDTICRQVSNRDLELREFAAHYDTVIFVSGKKSSNGKMLYQVCKEANSKTHFVSGLSDLQPEWFKQNDRVGICGATSSPMWLMEEVRDRIINL; this comes from the coding sequence ATGCTGAACTTATCAGTTGATATTGATGCCAATTCTGGTTTTTGTTTTGGAGTTGTTTACGCCATTGAGATGGCCGAACAAATTTTAGAAGAACAGGGTTATCTTTATTGCCTGGGCGATATTGTGCACAACGACGAAGAAGTGCAGCGCTTGCAGCACAAAGGTTTACGGATAATTGATAACGATTCATTCAGCGTATTGCGTAACGAGAAAGTGCTGATACGTGCACATGGCGAGCCCCCTTCTACTTATCAGTTGGCCTTGGCTAATAACATACAGCTCATAGATGCATCATGCCCTGTGGTGCTTAAACTGCAAAACCGAATTAAACGAAGTTATGACAACGGGGAGCCGATATTTATATTCGGTAAAGAAGGCCATGCCGAGGTAATTGGGTTAAAGGGTCAAACCAACAACAATGCCGTGGTTTTTGGTAGTTACACAGAACTGCAAACAGAGCTTCTCCCAGCGCAGATTACCTTATACAGCCAAACTACTAAAAGCACTGCAGAACTTTATAACATCAAAGATACCCTGGAGGCATCCGGAGCAAAGGTAGACTTAAAAGATACTATTTGCAGACAGGTATCCAATCGTGATCTGGAACTGCGGGAATTTGCTGCCCATTATGATACGGTTATCTTCGTTTCAGGAAAAAAATCATCTAATGGCAAAATGCTTTACCAGGTTTGCAAAGAGGCTAATTCAAAAACCCATTTTGTTTCAGGATTAAGCGACTTGCAGCCGGAATGGTTTAAGCAAAATGACCGTGTTGGCATTTGCGGTGCAACATCTAGCCCTATGTGGCTTATGGAAGAAGTAAGGGACCGGATAATCAATCTTTAG
- a CDS encoding SDR family oxidoreductase — translation MFSLRDKIAVVTGGGSGIGKAISKLFAQQGATVHVIELNADAAQQTIDEIQSSGGHAFAHSGDVTNQQQILQVFQSISKIDVLVNNAGIAHVGNVEKTEEADFERVYNVNVKGAYNCLYAVVPIMKSNGGGVIVSMASIASSVGIADRFAYSMSKGAIHAMSMSVARDYLGDNIRSNSISPARVHTPFVDGFIAKNYAGREAEMFEKLSQSQPIGRMAKPEEVAALALYLCSDEAGFITGCDYPIDGGFIKLNN, via the coding sequence ATGTTTAGTTTAAGAGATAAAATCGCTGTTGTAACCGGCGGTGGTAGTGGTATAGGAAAAGCCATATCCAAATTATTTGCACAGCAAGGTGCAACCGTTCATGTCATAGAACTTAATGCTGATGCGGCGCAGCAAACGATTGATGAAATACAGTCATCTGGCGGGCATGCTTTTGCGCATAGCGGCGATGTAACTAATCAACAACAGATACTACAGGTCTTCCAATCTATAAGTAAAATAGATGTTTTAGTTAATAATGCAGGTATTGCCCATGTTGGCAACGTTGAAAAAACCGAAGAGGCCGATTTTGAAAGGGTATATAATGTTAACGTAAAAGGTGCATATAATTGCCTGTATGCAGTTGTGCCGATTATGAAAAGCAACGGAGGTGGTGTTATCGTTAGTATGGCTTCCATTGCATCATCTGTGGGTATTGCCGATCGTTTTGCCTATTCTATGAGTAAAGGTGCAATTCATGCCATGAGCATGTCTGTAGCACGCGATTACCTGGGTGATAACATACGTAGCAACAGCATATCGCCGGCCAGAGTTCATACACCATTTGTTGATGGCTTTATTGCAAAGAACTATGCTGGTCGTGAGGCAGAGATGTTTGAAAAGCTATCGCAAAGCCAACCTATAGGCCGTATGGCTAAGCCCGAAGAGGTAGCCGCCTTAGCGCTTTATTTATGTTCTGACGAGGCCGGCTTTATAACAGGATGTGATTATCCTATTGATGGAGGCTTTATTAAATTAAATAACTAG
- a CDS encoding MarR family winged helix-turn-helix transcriptional regulator, protein MKSYGLVHQLLNLVEQFEKESNGSEISMQGFAGFLVNHLQDSAPNETTPDIRFGENEKEAQSQAYQIDNSIARLFIYMSRYAKYYIKKALEGTPLQTGEDFTCLAILLTHDNMSKGDLISRNLQEKTSGTEVIRRLITAGLVEQWNDDKDKRGKRICITDAGRELLYDVFKEMNNVGKIVTGELNLSEKLVLQHLLQKLESFHYHHHEKKTINSKRDLQEFNS, encoded by the coding sequence ATGAAATCGTACGGACTGGTACACCAATTATTGAACCTTGTTGAACAGTTTGAAAAGGAGAGTAACGGATCGGAAATATCGATGCAGGGCTTTGCTGGTTTCTTAGTTAATCATTTGCAAGATTCGGCTCCGAACGAAACAACACCAGATATTCGCTTTGGTGAAAATGAGAAAGAGGCTCAATCACAGGCTTATCAAATTGATAATAGCATTGCACGCTTGTTTATTTACATGAGCCGCTATGCCAAATATTATATCAAAAAGGCTTTAGAAGGCACTCCTTTGCAAACAGGTGAAGACTTTACCTGTCTTGCCATTCTGCTTACTCACGATAATATGTCTAAAGGCGATCTGATTAGCCGTAACTTGCAGGAGAAGACATCAGGCACAGAAGTAATCAGACGTTTAATTACAGCCGGGTTAGTTGAGCAGTGGAACGATGACAAAGATAAGCGGGGAAAACGTATTTGCATTACTGATGCCGGACGCGAGTTACTTTATGATGTGTTTAAAGAAATGAACAACGTGGGTAAAATAGTTACAGGCGAACTAAACTTGTCCGAAAAACTGGTTTTGCAACACCTGCTACAAAAATTGGAATCGTTCCACTATCATCATCACGAAAAGAAGACCATCAATTCAAAGAGGGATTTGCAAGAATTCAACAGTTAA
- a CDS encoding FAD-linked oxidase C-terminal domain-containing protein: protein MDKKLQQLAGQLEGELFCDDTMRVLYATDASAYAEMPLAVAMPASVVDIRRLIEFARTEGTSLIPRTAGTSLAGQVVGKGIVVDVSKHFTKILEINAAERWVRVEPGVVRDELNLFLKPYNLFFGPETSTANRAMIGGMVGNNSCGSNSIIYRSTREHTIEIKALLSDSSEVEFKALSFDDFISKCAGDTLEARVYQGIRSQLSNYENQVEIRSEFPKQSIARRNTGYAIDIMLQSAPFTAGGEDFNFCKLLAGSEGTLAFITEIKLNLEPLPPRENGLLCVHFNSVNEALRANLIALKYRPSASELIDHYILECTKDNIEQSQNRFFVKGDPGAILVIEYARETRDEVLAIASQVEAEMRAAGLGYHFPLLFGTDTQRIWTLRKAGLGLLSNLPGDEKAVPVIEDTAVDVQDLPAYIQDFNEILKKYGLYAVHYAHAGSGELHLRPIINLKTAEGNRLFRVIAQEIAALVKKYKGSLSGEHGDGRLRGEFVEQMIGRRNYELLREIKSTWDPNNLFNPGKIVDTPPMNTMLRYQPGQQSPAFRTVFRYPNQDVLQHAEQCNGSGDCRKSHLIGGTMCPSYMATLNEKDTTRARANILRTFLTNSDKPNRFDHEEIKEVMDLCISCKGCKSECPSNVDMAKLKAEFLQHYQDANGVPFRSRLIANYAASARLGSVVPGLYNFIMTNALTARLVKSLAGFAQKRSIPTLGKLTLKKWFAQHKGSNSFASKKTIGRVYLFCDEFTNYQDTDIGVKAIMLLERLGYEVILPQHTESGRAHLSKGLLREAKKIAHINVQILSKLISADEPLIGIEPSAILTFRDEYVDLIDDDLLPAAKHLASNSFLIDEFIAAEIIKGNIKQKSFTNAQQLIKLHGHCQQKAWSALGATSRILSFPKHYTVETIPSGCCGMAGSFGYEKEHYNISMQIGELILLPTVRKQPHDVIIAAPGTSCRHQIKDGTGRRALHPVEILYNALL, encoded by the coding sequence ATGGATAAAAAGCTGCAGCAATTGGCCGGGCAGCTAGAGGGAGAGCTGTTTTGTGATGATACTATGCGTGTTCTGTACGCTACAGACGCTTCTGCTTATGCGGAAATGCCTTTGGCTGTGGCTATGCCTGCTAGTGTTGTTGATATAAGAAGGCTGATTGAATTTGCCCGAACTGAAGGTACTTCTCTTATTCCACGTACGGCTGGTACATCGCTTGCAGGTCAGGTTGTGGGTAAGGGTATAGTAGTAGATGTATCTAAACACTTCACTAAAATTCTCGAAATAAATGCTGCTGAACGTTGGGTGCGCGTTGAGCCAGGTGTGGTGCGTGATGAACTTAATCTGTTCTTAAAGCCTTATAATCTATTTTTTGGACCTGAGACCTCTACGGCTAACCGAGCTATGATAGGAGGAATGGTAGGGAATAACTCCTGTGGATCAAACTCTATCATTTACCGGAGTACTCGTGAACATACTATTGAGATAAAGGCGTTATTAAGCGATAGTTCGGAGGTTGAATTTAAAGCTTTGTCTTTTGATGACTTTATTTCAAAATGCGCTGGAGATACGTTGGAAGCCAGAGTGTACCAAGGTATACGCAGCCAACTAAGTAATTATGAGAATCAAGTAGAAATTAGAAGTGAGTTTCCGAAGCAAAGCATAGCACGGCGTAACACGGGCTATGCAATAGATATAATGCTGCAAAGTGCGCCCTTTACAGCAGGTGGCGAAGATTTTAATTTTTGCAAGCTACTGGCCGGTTCAGAAGGCACACTGGCATTTATAACCGAGATCAAACTAAACCTTGAGCCATTGCCGCCCCGGGAGAATGGTTTGCTGTGTGTGCATTTCAATTCTGTTAACGAAGCTTTACGAGCAAACCTCATTGCTTTAAAGTATCGCCCCAGCGCAAGTGAACTAATAGACCATTACATTCTGGAATGTACCAAAGATAACATAGAACAAAGCCAGAACCGCTTTTTTGTTAAAGGTGATCCTGGTGCTATACTCGTTATAGAATATGCGCGAGAAACACGCGATGAAGTTTTAGCTATAGCGTCCCAGGTAGAGGCCGAAATGCGGGCGGCTGGTCTGGGTTATCATTTTCCGCTATTATTTGGAACCGATACGCAACGCATTTGGACCTTAAGAAAGGCCGGCCTGGGCTTATTAAGTAACTTGCCCGGTGATGAAAAGGCTGTTCCGGTTATAGAAGATACTGCTGTAGATGTACAGGATTTGCCAGCCTACATTCAGGACTTTAACGAAATTTTAAAAAAGTACGGCTTGTATGCCGTGCATTATGCACATGCCGGGTCGGGTGAACTGCATTTAAGGCCTATAATCAACTTAAAAACTGCCGAAGGAAATCGTCTGTTTAGGGTGATTGCACAGGAAATTGCAGCCTTAGTGAAAAAATATAAAGGTTCATTAAGCGGCGAACATGGCGACGGACGCCTTCGCGGCGAATTCGTAGAGCAGATGATAGGCAGACGCAATTATGAGTTATTGCGAGAAATTAAAAGCACCTGGGATCCAAATAATCTCTTTAACCCTGGTAAGATAGTGGACACACCGCCCATGAACACTATGCTACGTTACCAACCCGGGCAGCAGAGCCCGGCATTCCGAACGGTATTTCGCTACCCCAATCAGGATGTACTGCAACATGCCGAGCAATGCAACGGATCGGGAGATTGCCGCAAATCGCATTTAATAGGGGGTACGATGTGTCCGTCGTACATGGCCACCTTAAACGAAAAAGATACCACACGCGCGAGGGCCAATATATTAAGGACATTTTTGACTAATTCTGACAAACCTAATCGCTTTGACCATGAGGAGATCAAAGAGGTAATGGACCTTTGCATTAGCTGTAAAGGCTGCAAATCTGAATGTCCCTCTAATGTGGACATGGCTAAGCTTAAGGCTGAGTTTTTGCAGCACTATCAGGATGCCAATGGTGTTCCTTTCCGTTCCCGGTTAATAGCAAACTATGCCGCATCCGCTAGATTAGGTTCGGTTGTGCCTGGCTTATATAATTTTATAATGACGAATGCGTTAACAGCTAGGTTGGTTAAATCCTTAGCCGGCTTTGCGCAAAAACGTTCAATACCAACGCTTGGTAAGTTAACGCTGAAAAAATGGTTTGCTCAGCATAAAGGCAGCAACTCATTTGCTAGTAAAAAAACCATAGGCAGGGTATACCTTTTTTGCGATGAGTTTACGAATTATCAGGATACCGACATTGGCGTTAAAGCCATTATGTTACTGGAGCGCTTAGGTTACGAGGTGATACTACCGCAACATACTGAAAGCGGAAGAGCACACTTATCAAAAGGTTTACTACGAGAGGCTAAGAAGATAGCACATATTAACGTTCAGATCCTTAGTAAGTTAATTTCAGCAGATGAGCCTTTGATTGGGATCGAACCATCGGCCATACTTACTTTTCGTGACGAGTACGTTGATCTGATAGATGATGATCTTTTACCGGCTGCTAAACATCTCGCATCAAACAGTTTCCTAATAGACGAGTTTATTGCTGCAGAGATAATTAAGGGGAATATAAAGCAAAAGAGCTTTACCAACGCACAGCAGTTAATTAAGCTGCATGGCCATTGCCAGCAAAAGGCTTGGTCGGCCTTAGGCGCTACAAGTCGGATATTGTCTTTTCCCAAACATTATACCGTAGAAACGATACCTTCCGGTTGCTGCGGAATGGCAGGCTCGTTCGGGTATGAGAAAGAACATTACAACATTTCTATGCAAATCGGCGAACTGATTTTGTTGCCAACGGTTCGTAAGCAGCCGCACGATGTAATCATAGCGGCCCCTGGTACCAGTTGCCGTCATCAAATAAAGGATGGAACAGGCCGAAGAGCATTACACCCGGTAGAAATACTTTATAATGCCTTGCTATAA
- a CDS encoding DUF1338 domain-containing protein, which yields MYFGDETPLNIFLNILFERYSNKVPAVNKITNSLVAQDVVQSQDEIVNDHIAFRTLGVPHLGIQSFEKIFLHHGYQKRDYYYFEGKKLNAYWYAPPADKYPRIFMSELVVDQLSEHAQQIIHQYTDSIIADPVDSVNLNDGAQIGEFLHQSLWALPTKADYENLLQESEYAAWVIYNRYYLNHYTISVHALKEGYNRLEEFDAFVESLGIKLNTAGGKVKISGDGLLKQSSTVAEMQDALFADGQTMSIAGSYVEFAERLPLPEFAHLKPDELLTRHRRDGFETNNADKIFESTYTGQTKA from the coding sequence ATGTATTTTGGTGACGAAACTCCGCTGAATATATTTCTTAATATTCTTTTTGAGCGCTATAGTAACAAGGTACCTGCGGTAAATAAAATTACGAATTCCCTCGTTGCGCAAGACGTAGTCCAATCACAGGACGAGATTGTAAACGATCATATTGCCTTTCGTACATTAGGCGTTCCACATTTGGGTATACAGTCTTTCGAAAAGATATTTCTGCATCATGGCTATCAAAAAAGAGATTATTATTATTTTGAAGGTAAAAAGCTGAATGCTTACTGGTATGCGCCACCCGCCGATAAGTATCCCCGCATTTTTATGAGCGAGTTAGTTGTAGATCAACTATCAGAACACGCGCAGCAAATCATTCACCAATATACCGACTCCATAATTGCCGATCCTGTCGATTCAGTTAACTTAAACGACGGAGCGCAGATTGGCGAGTTTCTGCATCAATCACTTTGGGCATTGCCAACCAAAGCAGACTACGAAAACCTATTGCAAGAAAGCGAGTATGCAGCCTGGGTAATTTATAACCGCTATTACCTTAACCATTATACGATAAGTGTACATGCCTTAAAAGAGGGCTATAACCGGCTCGAAGAATTCGATGCGTTTGTGGAGAGTTTAGGAATAAAATTAAATACTGCGGGTGGAAAAGTCAAAATTAGTGGTGATGGCCTACTGAAACAAAGTAGTACGGTAGCCGAAATGCAGGATGCCTTATTTGCTGACGGGCAAACCATGAGTATTGCGGGCAGCTATGTGGAGTTTGCCGAACGTCTTCCTTTGCCTGAATTTGCGCATTTAAAACCGGATGAATTGTTGACCCGGCACCGCCGCGACGGTTTTGAGACGAACAATGCAGATAAAATTTTTGAAAGCACTTACACAGGGCAAACCAAGGCTTAG